In the Limanda limanda chromosome 10, fLimLim1.1, whole genome shotgun sequence genome, one interval contains:
- the LOC133011964 gene encoding neuronal acetylcholine receptor subunit alpha-7-like, with the protein MRCHKFWGAWSFGFYVWTAMLFRETLQGEHQRRLYKELLANYNRLERPVVNDSAAILVELGLTLLQIIDVDEKNQVLMTNAWLQLYWTDIYLSWNPEKYPGVQNLRFPSDQIWTPDILLYNSADERFDATFHTNVLVNASGYCQYIPPGILKSTCYIDVRWFPFDVQKCDLKFGSWTHNGWLLDLQMLDVDTSTYIPNGEWDLVGVPAKRNELYYDCCKEPYPDVTFTVTMRRRTLYYGLNLLIPCVLISGLALLVFLLPADSGEKISLGITVLLSLTVFMLLVAEIMPATSDSVPLIAQYFASTMMIVGMSVVVTVIVLQFHHHDPHGGKMPKWVRVVLLNWCAWFLRMKQPGDERKRPNYKYRHSSQHHSSTSSIEMSAVPSLSVPLSQTSCPPCPTGTSNGSMNLYFGNYHHIEGPHCPPSSDSGVALGGRAYGTPSDEAEPPGGVGSSVGGLGMGVGIPPPEIQHILEEVSYIAQRFREQDRVAAVCSEWKFAAAVVDRLCLVAFSLFSIICTFTILMSAPNFIEAVSKDFT; encoded by the exons ATGCGGTGCCACAAGTTTTGGGGCGCATGGTCCTTTGGGTTTTACGTTTGGACGGCGATGCTTTTCAGAG AAACCCTGCAGGGGGAACACCAGCGGAGGCTGTACAAAGAGCTGCTGGCTAACTACAACAGACTGGAGAGACCTGTGGTGAACGACTCAGCGGCCATCTTGGTGGAGCTGGGCCTCACTCTGCTGCAGATCATAGACGTG gaCGAGAAGAACCAAGTGCTGATGACCAATGCCTGGCTGCAGCTG TACTGGACAGATATCTACCTGAGCTGGAATCCAGAAAAATACCCAGGTGTCCAGAACCTGCGTTTCCCTTCAGACCAGATCTGGACCCCTGACATCCTCCTCTACAACAG TGCGGATGAGCGGTTCGACGCCACCTTCCACACCAACGTATTGGTCAATGCCTCAGGTTACTGCCAGTACATCCCTCCTGGCATCTTAAAGAGCACCTGCTACATCGACGTGCGTTGGTTCCCTTTCGACGTTCAGAAGTGTGACTTGAAGTTTGGCTCCTGGACGCACAACGGTTGGCTGCTGGACCTCCAGATGCTGGACGTGGACACGTCCACATACATACCCAACGGAGAGTGGGACCTAGTGG GTGTGCCAGCAAAACGTAATGAGCTTTACTACGACTGCTGCAAGGAGCCCTACCCTGATGTAACGTTTACAGTCACCATGCGCCGCAGGACTTTATATTATGGACTCAATCTGCTTATTCCCTGTGTGCTGATCTCGGGCTTGGCCCTGCTGGTTTTCCTGCTGCCTGCAGACTCTGGGGAGAAGATTTCTCTGG GTATCACGGTGCTGCTCTCGCTGACTGTTTTCATGCTTCTCGTCGCAGAGATCATGCCGGCTACGTCCGACTCCGTTCCTCTGATCG cTCAGTACTTTGCCAGCACCATGATGATTGTGGGAATGTCAGTGGTGGTGACTGTTATCGTCCTGCAGTTTCACCATCATGACCCTCATGGAGGAAAGATGCCCAAATGG GTTCGGGTGGTTCTGTTAAACTGGTGCGCCTGGTTTCTTCGTATGAAACAACCTGGAGATGAGCGCAAGCGACCCAATTACAAGTACCGGCACTCCTCCCAGCACCACTCCAGCACCAGCTCCATAGAGATGAGCGCAGTACCGAGCCTCAGCGTTCCCCTCTCACAGACATCCTGCCCCCCGTGCCCCACCGGCACCTCCAACGGTTCAATGAACCTCTACTTTGGAAATTACCACCACATAGAGGGCCCACACTGCCCACCCTCCAGCGACTCCGGGGTAGCGTTGGGTGGGCGTGCCTACGGCACTCCCAGTGACGAGGCTGAGCCACCTGGAGGAGTTGGCAGCAGCGTTGGAGGCCTCGGGATGGGGGTTGGTATTCCCCCACCAGAGATCCAACATATCCTGGAGGAGGTGTCCTACATAGCCCAGCGGTTCCGTGAACAGGACCGGGTAGCGGCCGTCTGCAGCGAGTGGAAGtttgcagcagcggtggtggaCAGGCTGTGCCTGGTGgccttctctctgttctctatCATTTGCACCTTCACCATTCTCATGTCAGCGCCCAACTTCATAGAGGCTGTTTCCAAGGACTTTACATAg